One segment of Streptomyces sp. YIM 121038 DNA contains the following:
- a CDS encoding FAD-dependent oxidoreductase, whose protein sequence is MSERLVVIGGDAAGMSAASQARRLKAPEELEIVAFERGSFTSFSACGIPYWVGGEVSARDDLIARTPKEHRARAIDLRMRTEVTEIDPARRRVRSRDLASGSEEWTAYDKLVIATGARPLRPPLPGIDAPGVHGVQTLGDGQALLDRLAATEGRRAVVIGAGYIGVEMAEALLHRGYEVTVLNRGEQPMSTLDPDMGRLVGDAMSGMGIAMVNDAEVTKILTGEDGAVRAVATEDAEYPADVVVLGIGVRPETELARAAGLPLGEHGGLLTDLSMRVRGPVADGAVWAGGDCVEVLDLVSGQQRHIALGTHANKHGQVIGSNVGGGYATFPGVVGTAVSKVCDLEIARTGLREKDAKAVGLRYETVTIESTSRAGYYPGAAPMTVKMLAERRTGRLLGTQIVGREGAAKRVDVAAVALTARMTVEQMTALDLGYAPPFSPVWDPVLVAARKAVTAVRGTVG, encoded by the coding sequence ATGAGCGAAAGACTGGTGGTCATCGGCGGTGACGCGGCGGGCATGTCCGCCGCGTCCCAGGCACGCAGGCTCAAGGCGCCCGAGGAGCTGGAGATCGTCGCGTTCGAGCGCGGCTCCTTCACCTCCTTCTCCGCCTGCGGCATCCCGTACTGGGTCGGCGGCGAGGTCTCCGCCCGCGACGACCTGATCGCGCGGACGCCCAAGGAGCACCGGGCCCGCGCGATCGATCTGCGGATGCGAACGGAGGTCACGGAGATCGACCCGGCCCGGCGGCGGGTGCGCTCGCGCGACCTCGCCTCGGGCTCCGAGGAGTGGACGGCGTACGACAAGCTCGTGATCGCCACCGGCGCGCGGCCGCTGCGGCCGCCGCTGCCCGGCATCGACGCCCCGGGCGTGCACGGGGTGCAGACCCTGGGCGACGGCCAGGCGCTCCTTGACCGCCTCGCCGCCACCGAGGGACGCAGGGCGGTGGTGATCGGCGCGGGCTACATCGGCGTGGAGATGGCCGAGGCGCTGCTGCACCGGGGCTACGAGGTCACGGTCCTCAACCGCGGCGAGCAGCCGATGTCCACCCTCGACCCCGACATGGGGCGCCTGGTCGGCGACGCGATGTCCGGCATGGGCATCGCGATGGTGAACGACGCCGAGGTCACGAAGATCCTCACCGGTGAGGACGGCGCGGTGCGGGCCGTGGCCACCGAGGACGCCGAGTACCCGGCGGACGTGGTGGTGCTCGGAATCGGCGTACGGCCCGAGACGGAGCTCGCGCGGGCGGCGGGGCTGCCCCTCGGGGAGCACGGCGGGCTGCTCACGGACCTCTCGATGCGGGTGCGGGGGCCCGTCGCGGACGGGGCGGTCTGGGCGGGCGGCGACTGCGTGGAGGTCCTCGACCTGGTCTCCGGGCAGCAGCGGCACATCGCGCTCGGCACGCACGCGAACAAGCACGGGCAGGTCATCGGCTCGAACGTGGGCGGCGGCTACGCGACGTTCCCGGGTGTCGTCGGCACGGCCGTGAGCAAGGTCTGCGACCTGGAGATCGCGCGCACGGGCCTGCGCGAGAAGGACGCGAAGGCGGTGGGCCTGCGGTACGAGACGGTGACCATCGAGTCGACGAGCCGGGCCGGGTACTACCCGGGGGCGGCCCCGATGACGGTGAAGATGCTGGCGGAGCGCCGGACGGGGCGGCTGCTCGGAACGCAGATCGTGGGGCGCGAGGGGGCGGCCAAGCGGGTCGACGTCGCGGCGGTGGCCCTGACGGCCCGGATGACGGTGGAGCAGATGACGGCCCTGGACCTCGGCTACGCGCCGCCCTTCTCCCCCGTCTGGGACCCCGTCCTGGTGGCGGCCCGCAAGGCGGTGACGGCGGTCCGCGGGACCGTCGGCTGA
- a CDS encoding DUF4349 domain-containing protein encodes MRRARTGGGVRALAVALLAGTLALTGCGAGGDDGKASGGDAARAERGDGAGEFAGDGRAAAPGAKEAGAKGAGAKKPSGRLRAEGPHIIRTASLAVRVRDVSKALERARAVAQEADGLVGDETTDRDRHGRERSRVVLRVPQERYAQVLSDLAGTGRLLSRTAKAEDVTEEVVDVESRVRTQRASVARVRELMDKATKISDIVSLEGELSTRQADLEALLARQASLKDRTALATVTLTLTEAPAGRGGADDDGGPTVVDALAGGWGAFVTMLRWAAVALGAALPFAAGVALLGAAWLRWGRGRTVRPSRTPRAPEVPPRAPDGS; translated from the coding sequence ATGCGCAGGGCCAGGACAGGCGGCGGCGTGCGGGCGCTGGCCGTCGCGCTGCTCGCGGGGACGCTCGCGCTCACGGGGTGCGGCGCGGGCGGCGACGACGGGAAGGCGTCGGGCGGCGACGCGGCCCGGGCCGAGCGGGGCGACGGCGCCGGGGAGTTCGCCGGTGACGGCAGGGCGGCGGCGCCCGGCGCCAAGGAGGCCGGGGCGAAGGGGGCCGGGGCCAAGAAGCCGTCCGGGCGGCTGCGGGCCGAGGGCCCGCACATCATCCGCACGGCGTCGCTGGCCGTGCGCGTACGGGACGTGTCGAAGGCCCTCGAACGGGCCCGCGCGGTGGCCCAGGAGGCGGACGGCCTGGTCGGCGACGAGACCACGGACCGCGACCGGCACGGCAGGGAGCGCTCGCGCGTGGTCCTCCGGGTGCCGCAGGAGCGGTACGCGCAGGTCCTGTCCGACCTGGCGGGCACGGGCAGGCTCCTGTCGCGCACCGCCAAGGCCGAGGACGTCACCGAGGAGGTCGTCGACGTCGAGAGCCGGGTCAGGACGCAGCGGGCGAGCGTGGCGCGGGTGCGGGAGCTGATGGACAAGGCCACGAAGATCAGCGACATCGTGTCCCTGGAGGGCGAGTTGAGCACCCGTCAGGCGGATCTGGAGGCGCTGCTCGCGCGGCAGGCCTCGCTCAAGGACCGCACGGCGCTCGCCACCGTCACGCTGACGCTCACCGAGGCCCCGGCGGGGCGCGGCGGGGCCGATGACGACGGCGGTCCGACCGTCGTGGACGCCCTGGCGGGCGGCTGGGGCGCGTTCGTGACGATGCTGCGCTGGGCGGCGGTCGCCCTGGGCGCGGCGCTGCCGTTCGCGGCGGGCGTCGCGCTCCTGGGCGCGGCGTGGCTGCGGTGGGGCCGGGGGCGCACGGTGCGGCCGTCGCGCACGCCCCGGGCGCCGGAGGTCCCGCCCCGGGCGCCGGACGGTTCCTGA
- the hemG gene encoding protoporphyrinogen oxidase, whose product MRATDTSTDRGHAGQERAGQAAHVVVVGGGIAGLAAAHRALAAGCRVTVVEASDRVGGKLLPGEIEGARVDLGAESMLARRPEAVALAREAGLGDALQAPATASASLWTRGALVPMPKGHVMGVPGDPSALAGVLSEDGLRRVAQDADLAPTEVGEDVAVGAYVAARVGREVVDRLVEPLLGGVYAGDAYRLSMRMAVPQLYEAARSHASLLDGVRELQALAAARQQTGPVFMGIAGGVGRLPLAVADTVRARGGEILLGTPVQAVRRTPDGWEVRAGDRLIAADAVVLAVPAPHAARLLDPVSPGAAAELRTVEYASMALMTLAYRRADVSLPEGSGFLVPPVEGRTVKASTFASQKWGWVAEENPDLLVLRTSVGRYGEERDLRRDDGELIDVSRADLRAAVGLTARPVAARVTRWQDGLPQYPVGHHARVARVRAHVGRLPGLAVCGAAYDGVGIPACIASAYAAVDQLRGDFSGVEELTAHPVQSLHGGAGQ is encoded by the coding sequence ATGCGCGCAACGGACACCTCGACGGATCGGGGACACGCAGGTCAGGAACGTGCGGGACAGGCGGCCCACGTCGTCGTGGTGGGCGGCGGCATCGCCGGGCTCGCCGCCGCGCACCGGGCGCTCGCGGCCGGGTGCCGCGTGACCGTCGTCGAGGCCTCCGACCGCGTCGGCGGCAAGCTGCTCCCGGGCGAGATCGAGGGCGCGCGGGTCGACCTCGGCGCCGAGTCGATGCTGGCCCGCCGCCCCGAGGCGGTCGCGCTCGCCCGCGAGGCCGGGCTCGGCGACGCGCTCCAGGCACCCGCCACGGCCAGCGCCTCGCTGTGGACGCGCGGCGCCCTCGTGCCCATGCCCAAGGGCCATGTGATGGGCGTGCCCGGCGACCCCTCGGCGCTCGCCGGGGTGCTGTCCGAGGACGGCCTGCGGCGCGTCGCCCAGGACGCGGACCTCGCGCCCACCGAGGTCGGCGAGGACGTCGCGGTCGGTGCGTACGTGGCGGCCCGGGTCGGCCGCGAGGTCGTGGACCGCCTGGTCGAGCCGCTGCTCGGCGGGGTGTACGCCGGGGACGCCTACCGCCTGTCGATGCGCATGGCCGTGCCGCAGCTGTACGAGGCCGCGCGCAGCCACGCCTCCCTGCTCGACGGCGTCCGCGAGCTCCAGGCCCTGGCCGCCGCGCGACAGCAGACCGGACCGGTGTTCATGGGCATCGCGGGCGGCGTGGGCCGGCTGCCGCTCGCCGTCGCGGACACGGTCCGCGCGCGGGGCGGCGAGATCCTCCTGGGCACCCCCGTCCAGGCGGTGCGCAGGACGCCCGACGGCTGGGAGGTGCGCGCCGGGGACCGGCTGATCGCGGCGGACGCCGTGGTCCTCGCCGTTCCCGCCCCGCACGCCGCCCGCCTGCTCGACCCGGTGTCCCCGGGGGCCGCCGCCGAGCTGCGGACCGTCGAGTACGCCTCCATGGCCCTGATGACGCTCGCCTACCGGCGCGCCGACGTGTCCCTGCCCGAGGGCAGCGGCTTCCTCGTGCCGCCCGTCGAAGGCCGCACCGTCAAGGCGTCCACGTTCGCCTCCCAGAAGTGGGGCTGGGTCGCCGAGGAGAACCCGGACCTGCTGGTCCTGCGCACCTCGGTGGGCCGCTACGGCGAGGAACGGGACCTCCGGCGCGACGACGGCGAGCTGATCGACGTCTCCCGCGCCGATCTGCGCGCGGCCGTCGGCCTGACCGCGCGGCCCGTCGCCGCCCGCGTCACGCGCTGGCAGGACGGCCTGCCCCAGTACCCCGTCGGCCACCACGCGCGCGTGGCCCGCGTCCGCGCGCACGTGGGCCGCCTGCCGGGCCTGGCCGTCTGCGGGGCCGCGTACGACGGCGTCGGCATCCCCGCCTGCATCGCCAGTGCGTACGCCGCCGTCGACCAGCTCAGGGGCGACTTCTCCGGCGTCGAGGAGCTGACGGCCCACCCGGTGCAGAGCCTCCACGGCGGCGCGGGACAATAG
- the hemQ gene encoding hydrogen peroxide-dependent heme synthase, with amino-acid sequence MSDDAPAKIPNAGKKAKDLNEVIRYTLWSVFKLRDVLPESRLGYADEVQELFDKLAAQDVTVRGVYDVSGLRADADIMIWWHAETSDELQTAYNLFRRTKLGRALEPVWSNMALHRPAEFNKSHIPAFLADETPRNYVSVYPFVRSYDWYLLPDEDRRRMLADHGKMARGYPDVRANTVASFSLGDYEWLLAFEADELYRIVDLMRHLRASEARMHVREEVPFYTGRRKSVADLVEGLA; translated from the coding sequence ATGAGTGACGACGCCCCCGCCAAGATCCCGAACGCCGGCAAGAAGGCCAAGGACCTCAACGAGGTCATCCGCTACACCCTGTGGTCCGTCTTCAAGCTGCGCGACGTCCTGCCCGAGAGCCGCCTCGGGTACGCGGACGAGGTCCAGGAGCTGTTCGACAAGCTGGCCGCCCAGGACGTCACCGTCCGCGGCGTCTACGACGTGTCGGGGCTCCGCGCCGACGCCGACATCATGATCTGGTGGCACGCGGAGACCAGCGACGAGCTCCAGACCGCGTACAACCTCTTCCGCCGCACCAAGCTCGGCCGCGCCCTGGAGCCGGTCTGGTCGAACATGGCGCTGCACCGCCCGGCCGAGTTCAACAAGTCGCACATCCCGGCGTTCCTCGCCGACGAGACGCCGCGGAACTACGTGAGCGTCTACCCCTTCGTGCGCTCCTACGACTGGTACCTGCTGCCCGACGAGGACCGTCGCCGCATGCTCGCCGACCACGGCAAGATGGCCCGCGGCTACCCCGACGTGCGCGCCAACACCGTCGCCTCGTTCTCCCTCGGCGACTACGAGTGGCTGCTGGCCTTCGAGGCCGACGAGCTGTACCGCATCGTCGACCTCATGCGTCATCTGCGGGCCTCCGAGGCCCGGATGCACGTCCGCGAGGAAGTGCCGTTCTACACCGGCCGCCGCAAGTCCGTGGCGGACCTGGTGGAGGGGCTCGCGTAA
- a CDS encoding alpha/beta hydrolase, whose product MRAAAAVLYGAAGSLVLSALVAAPAHSFPLPTREERGTAVAAERARAAGVRFGACPAAEGLPPSVRCGTVTVPLDYADPDGKQIQLTVSRAEATGGAGGHRVARQGALVFNPGGPGASGMYFPLVRGLPEFRRLAAAYDLVGYAPRGVGRSAPLSCQDPKEFTKAPTHSPVHPGPAAKAERIERARAYARGCAERAGAALPHYTTLNNARDLDVLRAALGEEKLTFMGASYGTYFGAVYATLFPGHVRRMVFDSAVNPDPEQVWYANNLDQSAAFERRWADFRAWVAKHDRTYGLGATPEDVARAYEKVRAAVTREPAGGTVGSDQLHSAFLQAGYYDDYWPMRATALSQYLKGDPRPLVAQAGPKPSAAAEEENGNAVYTAVLCNDASWPTDFGVWDRDNTDLARTAPFETWDNAWMNLPCAYWPAPRQRPVDVWTPPGALPPTLILAAERDAATPYAGAQELHERLFGSVLVTERGAGTHGIAGGPNACVNGYLDAYLLRGSLPEGHAECAPHREPLPLSRARTKAPGTRAAWR is encoded by the coding sequence ATGAGAGCAGCCGCAGCCGTCCTGTACGGAGCCGCAGGGTCCCTGGTCCTCTCCGCCCTCGTCGCCGCCCCCGCGCACTCCTTCCCCCTGCCCACGCGGGAGGAGCGGGGCACCGCCGTGGCCGCCGAGCGCGCCCGCGCCGCGGGCGTCCGCTTCGGGGCCTGCCCGGCGGCGGAGGGCCTGCCGCCGTCCGTGCGCTGCGGCACGGTCACGGTCCCGCTCGACTACGCGGACCCCGACGGCAAGCAGATCCAACTGACCGTCAGCCGTGCCGAGGCGACCGGCGGGGCGGGCGGCCACCGGGTGGCCCGGCAGGGCGCGCTCGTCTTCAACCCGGGCGGCCCCGGCGCGTCCGGCATGTACTTCCCGCTGGTCCGCGGACTGCCGGAGTTCCGGCGTCTGGCGGCGGCGTACGACCTCGTCGGCTACGCCCCGCGCGGCGTCGGCCGCTCCGCGCCGCTGTCCTGCCAGGACCCGAAGGAGTTCACGAAGGCGCCCACCCACTCGCCGGTCCACCCGGGCCCCGCAGCCAAGGCCGAGCGGATCGAGCGGGCGCGGGCGTACGCGCGCGGCTGCGCCGAGCGGGCCGGTGCCGCCCTGCCGCACTACACCACGCTGAACAACGCCCGGGACCTGGACGTGCTGCGCGCCGCGCTCGGCGAGGAGAAGCTGACCTTCATGGGCGCCTCGTACGGCACGTACTTCGGCGCCGTGTACGCGACGCTGTTCCCCGGCCACGTGCGCCGCATGGTGTTCGACTCGGCGGTGAACCCGGACCCGGAGCAGGTCTGGTACGCCAACAACCTCGACCAGTCCGCCGCGTTCGAGCGGCGCTGGGCCGACTTCCGGGCGTGGGTGGCCAAGCACGACCGGACGTACGGCCTGGGCGCGACGCCCGAGGACGTGGCGCGCGCGTACGAGAAGGTGCGGGCGGCGGTGACCCGCGAGCCCGCGGGCGGTACGGTCGGCTCCGACCAGCTGCACTCGGCGTTCCTGCAGGCCGGGTACTACGACGACTACTGGCCGATGCGGGCCACGGCCCTGTCGCAGTACCTCAAGGGCGATCCGCGGCCGCTGGTCGCGCAGGCCGGGCCCAAGCCCTCGGCGGCCGCCGAGGAGGAGAACGGCAACGCCGTGTACACCGCGGTGCTGTGCAACGACGCCTCCTGGCCCACCGACTTCGGGGTGTGGGACCGCGACAACACCGACCTGGCGCGCACCGCCCCGTTCGAGACGTGGGACAACGCCTGGATGAACCTGCCCTGCGCCTACTGGCCCGCGCCCCGGCAGCGGCCGGTGGACGTGTGGACCCCGCCGGGCGCCCTGCCGCCGACGCTGATCCTGGCCGCCGAGCGGGACGCGGCGACGCCGTACGCGGGCGCCCAGGAGCTGCACGAGCGGCTCTTCGGCTCGGTCCTCGTGACCGAGCGCGGCGCGGGCACGCACGGCATCGCGGGCGGCCCGAACGCCTGCGTCAACGGCTACCTGGACGCGTATCTGCTGCGGGGCAGCCTCCCCGAGGGGCACGCGGAGTGCGCGCCGCACCGGGAGCCGCTGCCGCTGTCCCGGGCGCGGACGAAGGCGCCCGGAACGCGCGCGGCGTGGCGGTGA
- a CDS encoding TIGR04222 domain-containing membrane protein: MFWVPLLLLACAVAALSCGRLCLAAVHAAAAEARTPGSTRCLTLYEAAFLSGGPGRVADVALVSMARRRRLLLAHTGWATVVDPVGGARDAPDDVERSVLGAIGPGGQSRIPPVRRATATADAVRALADRLVAAGLAVPDGSWSGIAGALRQVRAAAAAIAVLGACATLLPGQGQGDDLPVAVWFALPLLLTLSCLAIARFEVPASRWASPAGQRLLGAVPSRDDLTALAVRGVRALNDPGLRAALSHRDPNLDGYRSTRQEGH, from the coding sequence ATGTTCTGGGTTCCGCTGCTGCTCCTCGCCTGCGCCGTCGCCGCCCTGTCCTGCGGACGGCTGTGCCTGGCCGCCGTGCACGCCGCGGCCGCCGAGGCCAGGACCCCCGGGTCGACGCGGTGCCTCACGCTGTACGAGGCGGCGTTCCTGTCCGGCGGCCCCGGCCGGGTGGCCGACGTGGCGCTGGTCTCGATGGCGCGACGGCGGCGGCTGCTGCTCGCGCACACCGGCTGGGCCACGGTCGTCGACCCGGTCGGCGGCGCCCGGGACGCCCCGGACGACGTGGAGCGGTCGGTCCTGGGCGCGATCGGCCCCGGCGGGCAGTCCCGGATCCCCCCGGTGCGCCGGGCGACGGCCACCGCGGACGCGGTGCGGGCCCTCGCCGACCGCCTGGTCGCGGCGGGGCTCGCCGTGCCGGACGGCTCCTGGTCGGGCATCGCGGGCGCGCTCCGGCAGGTGCGGGCCGCGGCGGCCGCGATCGCCGTGCTCGGGGCGTGCGCGACGCTGCTCCCCGGCCAGGGGCAGGGCGACGACCTGCCGGTCGCGGTGTGGTTCGCGCTGCCGCTGCTCCTCACCCTGAGCTGTCTGGCCATCGCCCGCTTCGAGGTGCCCGCGTCGCGCTGGGCGTCGCCCGCCGGGCAGCGGCTGCTCGGCGCGGTGCCCTCGCGCGACGACCTCACGGCACTCGCCGTGCGCGGGGTGCGCGCCCTGAACGACCCGGGCCTGCGCGCCGCGCTCTCGCACCGGGACCCGAACCTCGACGGCTACCGGTCCACGCGCCAAGAGGGTCATTGA
- a CDS encoding DUF4142 domain-containing protein codes for MRSRFVRGGGLTRGTGLVRGGGLTRGGGLISGSGLVLVGLVVTLAALVFPVWSYEDRSGTGLDALNAQTESTEFGPLSALDRDFVTKVRLAGLWELPAGQQAGERGTTQAVHTAGEHLVEGHTFLDARVREVAAQLRLELPSQPTAQQRRWLAELSAARGTAYDETFANVLRLAHGKVFALVAQVRAGTRNSLVRALADDANTTVLDHIKVLEATGLVDFDRIARDGATSGPQPATRSPAPPGPVDGSPPSASPVTPTPSFTLPPAVSRPRPRP; via the coding sequence ATGCGATCCCGATTCGTCCGCGGCGGCGGACTCACCCGCGGCACCGGACTCGTCCGGGGCGGCGGACTCACCCGTGGCGGCGGGCTCATCAGCGGCAGCGGGCTCGTGCTCGTGGGGCTCGTCGTCACCCTGGCCGCGCTGGTCTTTCCCGTGTGGTCCTACGAGGACCGGTCCGGCACCGGCCTCGACGCCCTCAACGCGCAGACCGAGTCGACCGAGTTCGGGCCGCTGTCCGCGCTCGACCGGGACTTCGTCACCAAGGTGCGGCTCGCGGGCCTGTGGGAGCTGCCCGCCGGGCAGCAGGCCGGGGAGCGCGGCACCACCCAGGCCGTGCACACCGCGGGCGAGCACCTCGTGGAGGGGCACACCTTCCTCGACGCGCGCGTCCGCGAGGTCGCGGCGCAGCTGCGGCTCGAACTGCCCAGCCAGCCCACCGCCCAGCAGCGGCGCTGGCTGGCCGAGCTGAGCGCGGCGCGCGGCACGGCGTACGACGAGACGTTCGCGAACGTCCTGCGGCTCGCGCACGGCAAGGTCTTCGCCCTCGTCGCCCAGGTCCGCGCCGGCACCCGCAACTCGCTGGTGCGCGCCCTCGCCGACGACGCGAACACCACGGTCCTCGACCACATCAAGGTCCTGGAGGCCACCGGGCTCGTCGACTTCGACCGGATCGCCCGTGACGGCGCGACCTCGGGCCCGCAGCCCGCGACCCGCTCCCCCGCGCCGCCGGGCCCCGTGGACGGCTCGCCGCCCTCGGCGTCACCGGTGACGCCGACGCCGAGCTTCACGCTGCCGCCCGCCGTGTCCCGGCCGAGACCCCGCCCGTGA
- a CDS encoding TIGR04222 domain-containing membrane protein: MHRTHLTQTALSDAAAEALTGCYFLLVAASCAAVVAGVLLARRRPGHGRAKPPHGSLDDAYEAAFLAGGPGRAADAALAALHEDGRLLVTHPGLAGVAPGAAARHPVEAAVLATYATAPSGALHWLRAAVMRAPAVQGLGDGLAARGLMAPPGPLRPWRRRITAHLVLCAAGVPLGLVLPATSSVGRSNSAYSDLQVVLVVLLGGAVGVLCSRAARDRATARGRVALRLHRARTRKEERGAAHAVAARGLRGVADTELRKQLAQARRLRVGHPPAVPVAASPAPSGTTGLWTGTPVAWCAGGTGCGGPSCGTAHRDGESDTRGGSGSGCGSGGSGCGGGGCGAGCGGGCGGGGGGGD; encoded by the coding sequence ATGCACCGCACCCACCTGACGCAGACCGCCCTGTCCGACGCGGCCGCCGAAGCCCTGACCGGCTGCTACTTCCTGCTCGTCGCCGCCTCGTGCGCCGCCGTCGTCGCCGGGGTCCTCCTGGCCCGGCGACGCCCGGGGCACGGCCGCGCGAAACCGCCGCACGGCTCCTTGGACGACGCCTACGAGGCCGCCTTCCTCGCGGGCGGGCCCGGCCGGGCCGCCGACGCCGCGCTCGCCGCCCTGCACGAGGACGGCCGCCTCCTGGTCACGCACCCCGGCCTCGCCGGTGTCGCCCCGGGCGCCGCGGCCCGGCACCCGGTGGAGGCCGCGGTGCTCGCCACGTACGCCACCGCGCCCAGCGGCGCCCTGCACTGGCTGCGCGCCGCGGTGATGCGCGCCCCGGCCGTGCAGGGGCTCGGGGACGGGCTCGCCGCCCGCGGTCTGATGGCACCGCCGGGCCCGCTGCGGCCCTGGCGGCGCCGGATCACCGCGCATCTCGTCCTGTGCGCGGCGGGCGTGCCGCTCGGCCTCGTCCTCCCCGCGACGTCCTCGGTCGGGAGGTCCAACTCCGCGTACTCGGACCTCCAAGTGGTCCTCGTGGTGCTGCTCGGCGGCGCCGTCGGGGTGCTCTGCTCCCGGGCGGCCAGGGACCGGGCGACCGCGCGGGGCCGCGTGGCGCTGCGCCTGCACCGGGCCCGCACCCGCAAGGAGGAGCGGGGGGCCGCGCACGCGGTCGCCGCGCGCGGCCTGCGCGGCGTCGCGGACACCGAGCTGCGCAAACAGCTCGCGCAGGCACGGCGGCTGCGCGTCGGCCATCCGCCCGCCGTGCCCGTCGCCGCCTCCCCCGCGCCCTCCGGGACCACCGGCCTGTGGACCGGCACCCCCGTCGCCTGGTGCGCGGGCGGCACCGGCTGCGGCGGCCCCAGCTGCGGCACCGCGCACCGCGACGGCGAGAGCGACACCCGCGGCGGCTCCGGCTCCGGCTGTGGCAGCGGCGGGAGCGGCTGCGGCGGAGGCGGCTGCGGGGCGGGCTGCGGGGGCGGCTGCGGAGGAGGAGGCGGAGGAGGCGACTGA
- a CDS encoding DUF692 domain-containing protein, with protein MVRLGTGIGWRPEIAEAVERMPGVDWVEVVAENVCPGHLPASLTRLRERGVTVVPHGVSLGLGGADRPDEARLAALAERAGALGAPLVTEHIAFVRAGGPLTVSQRLEAGHLLPVPRTRDALAVLCENVRIAQDALPVPLAVENIAALVSWPGEEMTEGQFLHELVERTGVRLLIDVANLHTNHVNRGEDPAEALAELPLEALAYVHVAGGFERDGVWHDSHAHPVPQPVLDVLADLAARTDPPGVLLERDENFPAPGELARELDAIRATVTKAAGSGSPGAGLLPGTGAAPQAPQAPQAPAEVPDAGALATARERVALAQASLLSALVAGTPAPEGFDRARLRVQGRALAAKRADVVAKVAPELPEILGDAYRGEFRAYAAGRPMTAGYRRDALSFAEHLLLAGRPEDAAARGRLTHWWLDRSGPRPLEGRPVTRWLRTARLALRRSQALR; from the coding sequence ATGGTGCGGTTGGGTACGGGGATCGGCTGGCGGCCGGAGATAGCGGAGGCCGTGGAGCGCATGCCCGGCGTCGACTGGGTCGAGGTCGTGGCGGAGAACGTCTGCCCGGGGCATCTGCCCGCGTCCCTGACGCGGCTGCGCGAGCGCGGCGTCACGGTCGTGCCGCACGGCGTCTCGCTCGGGCTCGGCGGCGCCGACCGGCCCGACGAGGCGCGGCTCGCCGCGCTCGCGGAGCGCGCCGGGGCCCTGGGCGCGCCGCTCGTCACCGAGCACATCGCCTTCGTCCGGGCCGGGGGGCCGCTCACCGTCTCGCAGCGGCTCGAAGCGGGGCACCTGCTGCCGGTGCCGCGCACCCGGGACGCGCTCGCCGTGCTGTGCGAGAACGTGCGGATCGCGCAGGACGCCCTGCCCGTGCCGCTCGCCGTGGAGAACATCGCGGCCCTCGTCTCCTGGCCGGGCGAGGAGATGACGGAGGGGCAGTTCCTCCACGAGCTGGTGGAGCGGACCGGCGTACGGCTGCTCATCGACGTGGCGAACCTGCACACCAACCACGTGAACCGCGGTGAGGACCCCGCCGAGGCGCTGGCCGAGCTGCCCCTGGAGGCCCTCGCGTACGTGCACGTGGCGGGCGGCTTCGAGCGGGACGGCGTCTGGCACGACAGCCACGCGCACCCCGTGCCGCAGCCGGTCCTCGACGTCCTCGCCGACCTGGCCGCGCGCACGGACCCGCCGGGCGTGCTCCTGGAGCGGGACGAGAACTTCCCCGCGCCGGGCGAGCTCGCGCGCGAACTGGACGCGATCCGGGCCACGGTGACGAAGGCGGCGGGGTCCGGGAGCCCCGGTGCCGGGCTCCTCCCCGGCACCGGCGCGGCCCCGCAGGCGCCGCAGGCCCCGCAGGCCCCGGCCGAGGTACCGGACGCCGGGGCCCTCGCCACCGCCCGCGAGCGCGTGGCCCTCGCGCAGGCGTCGCTGCTTTCCGCGCTCGTCGCGGGGACGCCCGCGCCGGAGGGCTTCGACCGGGCGCGGCTTCGCGTGCAGGGCCGGGCGCTCGCCGCCAAGCGGGCGGACGTCGTGGCGAAGGTCGCGCCCGAGCTGCCGGAGATCCTCGGGGACGCGTACCGCGGCGAGTTCCGCGCCTACGCGGCCGGGCGTCCGATGACGGCGGGCTACCGCCGCGACGCGCTGTCCTTCGCCGAGCACCTGCTGCTCGCGGGCCGCCCCGAGGACGCCGCGGCGCGCGGCCGCCTCACCCACTGGTGGCTGGACCGCTCGGGGCCGCGCCCGCTGGAGGGCCGCCCGGTGACGCGCTGGCTGCGCACGGCGCGGCTCGCGCTGCGCCGGAGCCAGGCGCTCCGCTGA